In the Ricinus communis isolate WT05 ecotype wild-type chromosome 3, ASM1957865v1, whole genome shotgun sequence genome, AACAATTCAACTTAATCGAAACTCTATGTAGTCAGCTATCCTGTTTGGAAAGCTCATAGTtgttagaattttatttcagcctaaagaaaaattgcattctgaaaggaataaaatcaTATCAAAATGACTAATTTGCAAGAATTTCATTCAAATGAATTCTTGCCCTTGATTTAGTCCAACAAAGCTACATGAATTCACTTGCTTTAAGAAATCTTTGGGCTGGTTTTTAGTTTCCCTCAGGAGGAACTATCTTATGTGATCCAAGCAATCAGTAAGTTATTGTTTCTAACATTATATTCCCATGCACAATGTGCAGTCACATTCAGGAACTTTAAAAAATTGCTAAGCACATATGTGTAGAATCTCCTTTTTGCATTGAAATTCTTTATCTGGAGTGAGCTACAATTagttcattttatattatatcttttttatactGTCTCAGTGTAGATCATTTTGTGGTTGCTTACCATTTATTGTTGTCAGGCTATCAAATACCTCTCAGCTGCAGGATTTGGTGCCAAGTTGCTTGGAGTATTTGGGAATGGCATGGTGCAATCTTTCATTGATGCACGTACACTAACTCCAGCAGGTAAGCATGCAGAGAGTTGCATAACATGGTAGGGTTAATAGATAGGATCTTATGAGATTAGACTAAATTTTATGGGGAAGTGAGCTTTAGTATTCAGTTGACTTGATCAATCTTTTTAAGAGTTCAAGGGTTTGAATGGCAGGACTCTTAACATTTCTGGGCCTGTAGCTAGGATGCTCTCAACCAAATTACAAGTTGTTCACCCTTTTTTCttattcctttttttgtttatgttgctataattttgatatgatttctaaaatgaagaagaaaaaagctTGAGTTGTTAATTTAAAGTATTTCTCAGCTTGCAATCAATTCTATTACACGCCTTTGAAAGTTTTGCAAAACTTTAATCTCAATCTTACATCTTGGTATATTGACATAGAATTTGGATATAGttctattaattttcttagaaagatAGGTGAAAGAAAGCTTTTCCTGTGTTTGCTATAAATATAGTGTAGTGGCCGTAATGGCTTCAATTTGATCATCCAATCAGAAAATTGAAGTACCTATTGTTCACACTGTAAGTTCCTACTGTTTATTGAATTGATGGATTTTATGCAGGTTCTTTATAACCTAAAACTTACAATTTAGTTTGAGTTtcaattctctctctcttttgctTTTGCTTATGTTGGCTGTTCCTCTATGGCAGATATGAGAAAGCCGAAGCTGGCTGCTGAAATTGCCAAACAACTTCATAAATTCCATGAAGTGGAAATTCCAGGTTCTAAAGAACCTCAGTTATGGAATGAAATCTTCAAGTTTTATGAGAATGGTTTGTTTTCTGACTTGTTTAGATCTCGTGCTGCAGTGTTCTATATACATCAGGCTAAATCTATTCGAGATTGATTTTATTGCATTCTTTTACAATCTTTAGTTACTGTTGCATATCATCAAATGTTGCTATTTCTTCTTGTGCTGAGTTGAGACATTTTGTTGCAGCATCcattcttcaatttgatgatattgagaagcaaaaaaaatacaagacAATTTCATTCAAGGAAGTTTATGATGAAGTTGTTGAAATCAAGGTAATTGCTTATTACATTtcttggttttatttggtgtCCGGTAGTTCTTTTATGAAGGTTGGAGGCTTAGAGGCTGGCCGTCTggccttttctatttatatctGACATGAAAACATTGGCAGGTTGGGCTATTGAATAGATTCATCTATTGTGCTTGTTAATCACAACAACATGTCCTCTTCTTGGATTTCCGTCATTATAGTCAATGAAGTTTAGTTGAGCATTTATTAGAGTTGTAAAGCAGTTTGGTTGAGCAGTTATTGGTGTTGTAGAGCTCTCTTCATACTTATTGTGGTATAATTCTTTGATAAACAGGATTTGACAGACCCTCTTAAAGCTCCTGTGGTTTTTGCTCATAATGACTTGCTTTCAGGGAATCTGATGCTTAATGAAGATAAAGGTATGATAGCTAGGTACCTGATTTGAACTAACcctttttccttcttcattttctctcccttctttttcattcttgGAGAAATAGTTTTTTAAGTTCTTGCAGATGTGTGCTAGTCCTGTTCCTTTgacttcttatttctttttatgccATGAGTAAAGTGGAAGTTAACAGAGCAAGGAGGTAGATGATGGTATTGTATCTGGCACTGGTGTGGTGTagataataatgaataatCTACATCTATGTAATATACTTGAACAGTAGAATATTGATGCAGGGCCATGGTCAATGGATATTCAGTCCACTATATCCATATAGGATACCTCAAGTAATTTTAGGTATGATATACAAGGAAGGTTATGGATGTAAAATATGTAGAGGTTCTCTGTATTAGGGACTCatcttttctaataaattttgcCTATAGCAAATGCAATTTTCTTAGTTGGAATTTTTTGGTAATCAGATGTTATTTAATGTACTTGAACATAATTATCTATGAggtgatttatatttttctgttGTTCAAATACTTATGAGAATACTGGCATGTTTATAGCGCTCTACCATCAATTACAATTGCAAACTGTGTAAAGAGTGATCTAGAAGATGATGCCATTGGAGACTCAATTCCTCAAACGGTGCCCAATATGCTcagagaaataataaatatccaaatatttgtttaaattgtATTGTTGATTCCCGTAATCTGCTATTAATGATCTAATCATATATCTCGTGAATCCACAGATAAACTCTACTTCATTGATTTTGAGTACGGGTCATACAGTTACAGAGGTTTTGACATTGGGAATCACTTCAACGAATATGCGGGTTATGACTGTGACTACAGCTTGTATGTGTATTCTGCAACTTTCTTCTATTtgctttcttcattttcaattCTATTTTGTTGATTGTTCAACTGTGTTTTATGTAGATACCCTAGTAAGGATGAACAATATCATTTCTTCAGGCATTATTTGCAACCGGACAAACCATATGAGGTATGCTTGAGGCTTCAAAAAATTATGGGTTTGTAAATGGGAATCTGGTTTTGAATATCATAGAAGATTGTTATCTGCCATACTTCTGGACAAGTCATCTTGTAACAAGAGAATTTTGCTTTAGCATAATAACATAGAAAAACAACTATATTGAAGCACTTTGGGttgtataatttcttaaaaacaaATGAAAGGTAAATGCTGTAGAGTTTTATTTATGGGATCTACTACTAGGCAGTGCAAATTTATACATTAGACAGCACTTGCATTACACCTGGATTTATTCTTGGAATTGAGGTCCATTTGAAGTTTGATTCAATGATTAATATAGTATTTTCTTGCAGTCTTGCTAGAAAGTTCATTTCCTTATTTGCAAGCCTTTCATTTTTGATACATTACAGATGGATACTGGTTTAATATTGTTCCATTGTGGTTTAGTACTTGCATCAAAACCAATTTGTTTGCCtaagaatttgattttggtGGCTGGATGTCCACATATATGCACCTGAGATCTTCATTAGCAGTTGTCAGGATAGCGGAGTTACGCTGCCAGGTCTTGCTAGACCAGGTCCTTCACAGCGATATGCATATGACCTACAAGCtgtcattattttcttttttatgcttCTAGATCATGAAGTACTAGAGTTTgatttttgtgtttttcttttatgcaaaCAACAGGTATCTGACAAGGACCTTGAAGCTTTATACATAGAGACAAATACTTTCATGTTAGCATCACACTTATTTTGGGCATTATGGGCACTGATCCAGGTAAATGTTACCTGTCACCTTCAGCTCTACTAGTCAAGTCCATTAGACCATACCATTGATGAttaatttgttgtttttcttcgATAGGCAAAGATGTCTCCAATTGAGTTTGATTATCTTGGCTATTTCTTCCTACGATACAACGAGTACAAAAGGCAGAAGGAAAAGAGTTGTTCATTGGCACGTTCTTACCTATCAGGAAGTGGGAGCGGATAGTTTCAAGTCATTTTCGCACATTGCCAGCAGTCTTTCTGTATGTTGTGGATCTGTAGGGAAAGGTTTTTGAGTCCAGTTAgatattgtaaaaaaaaaattcttttgtagccattgaaagaaaaaaaggaaaaagtaaagaaaagagagaagaaaagaggaaTGCACAATAATCTGAAGGTAGCAATACGTTGGTTCTATTTGTTGTAATTCTTAGAATCGTTAGATATGTAAGCATAAGGCCTACGTTCAACAGCTTTGGTGCTGAATCCTGGAAATTTTTGGAAACTAATGCAAACTGGTATGAGCTGAGTGCTGgattgtcttttttttttttttttttttttaccccTTCTTTTTTTGGCAAGTAGTTTATATGACAACCTAGGACTATTTGAACACTCGTTGCTTAAAAATGAAGTAGAAAACTGCAATCCTTTATAATTATAGGGACCGTTTGATTCACTGAATCTCTCTGGTGACTCAGAAATGTAAAATtcttgtttaaaaataaatcaattttgatttaattacatattggcagttatattttttataatatgatttttattattatctatatCTATTAAGACAATTttcccttttttatttttagaaaagacaattttcttttagttgttAGATATTAgatcatttttattaagacCTAGTTTGGACTTCGGATGCAGGATAGGGAGAGATGGGAAAGGATCAGGACTTCCATCCTTTGTTAAGAGTTTTGGAATATAAAGGATAAGGTTTTCTTTTGAAcccaaaataattttaaatattaaaattctaactttaattcttattattcCTTCTATATCCTTTGAAACTtccaaacattaaaaaaaataaaattaacgcataaatgattaaatttcaagaattatttttttaagtccAACCAAATAGGATTAAGTGACTTTCTGGTCCAGTACTTTGAAAGCTaaggtatttttatttataaaagattatgttagttctttaaaaagaattttaaataaaataagaatatagaattttgtgtttatttatattattttactaaaataaaataaaaaataattttatattttcaggattataactaaattatagaaacaaatttaacatattctttatatttatatttttttctataaaaaattattatttttaaatgaaaacaataaatttttattttatttatttcaaggacattttttatatttaaaaatataactcaaatatataataattttttttaatataatagcaaataaacatgttttataaattttttttaaataataaacaaatatgcCCTGAACATCCCGTTACCATGGAAGGAATATAACTAAAATTCAGCATATAGGTTAGGTAAGTCGAGTGAATCTTAAGACTGAAATCGGCCAGGACATAATTAACGATCAAATTGGCAGTCTCaatgaaattgaaataaattttaggcAAAAGATATAGGTAAGTCCCTAAATTTTTGGCAAAAACTCAATACAACTCTCAAACTCTAGATTAGTTTAATTCCATCccaaaagttttaaaaacataataattatattcttgAAATTAACTCCATCTATTTCACAAAATGAGACTAAACTAGTTTTaaagagtaaaaaaaaaaatcattttaactttttccAACTAacattttttacatataaaaaattattaactttgCTTTTTAGTGTCTATAAAtcataagataataatttctattttactttaattcaaaaatatcGACACCATTgtcattatttaagaaataaattaattttaaatatataattattttattttttaaattttacaaatataattagaaactCAAGTGCTAGCTTATTTATATCTTTggcataaattttatatctcGTTTCAGGATACTGTAAGTTTCTAATTACGAATCTGTAAAATTGAATATCTCACAATCAAACTTGTGAGACTCTGAGCATCCATATGATATGCTTAGTATCAATTTCCATCCATGTTCATAATCATATACAGTTGCAATTTATTTACATATGCATATGAAAAATCCGCCATCCACTGcaatccttttttattttattttattttaattctagtaaaatagaaaaggaaaaaaaaaaaaatagcttAGTGCTTTACGAAGAAGACCCTTCATGCATCATATGCAAATAtcactttaataaaaaatttacccatggAAATACAGCAAAATGATACACTGTAGGTTCCCTGCAAGTTTGCTCTGGAGACTAAGCAGCCAGCCGAAAAGCGGTTACTGACCCAATTCGCCCTTGAAGAATCACAGGGCATTCCATACAGAGCTCTGATATATTTCTTCAATTCCTAATTTACAGTACAAACCTTAGACACGATAAACTTATCGTGCTCATTTTAAACTTGGCTATGAACTGTTGTTGGACACATACTATGTCTATCGCCTAATATTGGAAATCACAAAAACACAAAGTTGGATGTATGGAGAAAGATCAATAACCAACTGACCTGCTCATGTTTCATACATGTACATGCTGAACTTGATCAACACCGGTTACAGCC is a window encoding:
- the LOC8275862 gene encoding probable ethanolamine kinase, which gives rise to MGAVAGAETEKIWKSMEDAEDSDIKSSQLTVATSFSLPVMTPHVIDLCKDLFKNWSKLDESRFSVETVSGGITNLLLKVSVKEENGNEVAITVRLYGPNTDYVINRERELQAIKYLSAAGFGAKLLGVFGNGMVQSFIDARTLTPADMRKPKLAAEIAKQLHKFHEVEIPGSKEPQLWNEIFKFYENASILQFDDIEKQKKYKTISFKEVYDEVVEIKDLTDPLKAPVVFAHNDLLSGNLMLNEDKDKLYFIDFEYGSYSYRGFDIGNHFNEYAGYDCDYSLYPSKDEQYHFFRHYLQPDKPYEVSDKDLEALYIETNTFMLASHLFWALWALIQAKMSPIEFDYLGYFFLRYNEYKRQKEKSCSLARSYLSGSGSG